A genomic stretch from Acetobacter ascendens includes:
- the gloA gene encoding lactoylglutathione lyase — protein MASFLHTMVRVRNLEKSLAFYKLLGMHELRRREVPEGRYTLVFIGYADNAAGQAEIELTYNWGEDDGYELGTGFGHFAVGVPNVAEMVARVRAGGGKVTREAGPVKFGTTVIAFVEDPDGYKVELIERAE, from the coding sequence ATGGCAAGTTTTCTGCACACCATGGTGCGGGTTCGCAATCTGGAGAAAAGTCTGGCGTTTTATAAGCTGCTGGGCATGCATGAACTCCGTCGGCGCGAGGTGCCAGAAGGGCGTTATACGCTGGTGTTTATTGGCTATGCAGATAATGCCGCCGGACAGGCTGAAATTGAGCTGACCTATAACTGGGGCGAAGATGATGGCTATGAACTGGGCACCGGGTTTGGCCATTTTGCCGTAGGCGTGCCTAATGTGGCGGAAATGGTTGCGCGCGTGCGGGCCGGTGGTGGCAAGGTAACGCGAGAAGCTGGGCCAGTAAAATTTGGCACCACCGTGATTGCCTTTGTTGAAGACCCCGATGGCTACAAGGTGGAGCTGATCGAACGCGCTGAATAA